From a single Oceanobacillus kimchii X50 genomic region:
- a CDS encoding threonine/serine exporter family protein yields MKDELITVEKICLIAGKIMLISGAETHRVEDTMNRIARAYGITNPQSYATPTGINFSIDLATTTNFLRITSRSTDLHKIAEVNHVSRQIVEGTISKQEAYNELQHIEKNKLTFSPTIQVIAAMLVSGGFTMMFGGSWQDFIPALLAGGIGYAGMLAFEKLVEIRFLAEFFGGFVIGLSSFLFLWLGLGETIDSVIIGAVMPLVPGLHITNAIRDLMAGHLVSGVSKGIEALLTSFAIGAGVAIMYAFL; encoded by the coding sequence ATGAAAGACGAATTAATTACTGTAGAAAAAATATGCCTGATTGCTGGAAAAATAATGCTGATTAGTGGTGCGGAAACGCATCGTGTAGAAGATACAATGAATCGAATTGCTCGAGCATATGGCATCACCAATCCACAAAGTTATGCTACCCCGACAGGAATTAATTTTTCGATTGATTTAGCAACGACAACTAATTTTTTACGTATTACCAGTCGATCAACTGATTTACATAAAATTGCAGAAGTCAATCATGTCTCAAGACAAATTGTGGAAGGAACCATCTCAAAACAAGAAGCTTACAATGAGCTTCAACATATAGAAAAGAATAAGTTAACGTTCTCACCAACTATTCAAGTTATTGCTGCCATGCTTGTTAGTGGTGGGTTTACAATGATGTTTGGGGGTTCCTGGCAGGATTTTATTCCAGCGCTTTTAGCTGGCGGAATAGGATATGCAGGAATGTTAGCTTTTGAAAAGCTCGTGGAAATTCGGTTTCTTGCTGAGTTTTTTGGTGGGTTTGTTATTGGCTTATCTTCATTTTTATTTCTATGGCTTGGTCTTGGGGAAACGATTGACAGTGTGATTATCGGTGCAGTGATGCCACTTGTTCCGGGGCTACATATTACAAATGCAATCCGTGATTTAATGGCGGGACATCTCGTTTCTGGTGTTTCAAAAGGAATAGAAGCACTTTTAACGTCGTTTGCGATTGGTGCAGGAGTAGCTATCATGTATGCATTCTTGTAA
- a CDS encoding threonine/serine exporter family protein — translation MITQLIMSFIAAAGFGVLFNAPRSALIQCGTIGMLGWILYYSLVQQGMDVVPATTFAAMLVAILSHLCARFFQMPIIVFTVSGIIPLVPGGIAYNAMLHFVENDYNTAVQLSAQVMLLAGGIAIGLMFSEVLNQILKKIIQIQRT, via the coding sequence GTGATAACGCAACTAATTATGAGTTTTATAGCTGCGGCAGGATTTGGGGTTTTATTTAATGCTCCCCGTAGTGCATTAATACAATGTGGAACAATCGGAATGCTTGGTTGGATACTATACTATTCCTTAGTTCAACAAGGAATGGACGTTGTTCCTGCAACAACATTTGCAGCGATGCTCGTTGCAATTCTAAGTCATTTATGCGCCCGCTTTTTCCAAATGCCGATTATTGTTTTTACCGTTTCTGGTATCATTCCACTTGTTCCCGGAGGAATTGCTTATAATGCGATGCTTCATTTTGTAGAAAATGATTATAATACAGCCGTACAACTGTCTGCCCAAGTTATGTTACTAGCAGGAGGAATTGCAATTGGTTTAATGTTTTCTGAAGTGTTGAACCAAATTTTGAAGAAAATCATACAGATTCAACGCACATAA
- the zwf gene encoding glucose-6-phosphate dehydrogenase has product MEQTIQPRAVIVIFGATGDLAKRKLFPSIYRLYRSGKLDKHFAVIGLARRPWTDEVLRENVETSIQDALSPDEDLSEFISHFYYKSFDVTEKESYQGLNEMIQNLEGQYKTEGNRLFYLAMAPDFFGAIANQLNDYGLKNTNGWTRLVIEKPFGHDLPSAKKLNQELQAAFREDQIYRIDHYLGKEMVQNIEVIRFANGIFEHLWNNRFISNIQITSSETLGVEERARYYDTSGATRDMVQNHMLQMVALLAMEPPISLTTEEVRSEKIKVLRALRTMDSNKVDDYFIRGQYGAGTVKGNSVIGYQDEDEQLENSRTETFVAGKLLIDNYRWAGVPFYIRTGKRMTEKSTKIVIEFKDIPMNLYYKKDDQKNPNLLVINIQPNEGITLCLNARKSGEGALAEPIQLAYHQNAVSGINTPEAYEKLIYDSMLGDATNFTHWDEVALSWQFVDKILANWSENQPEFPNYRSGSMGPDASDELLKKDGFHWWPI; this is encoded by the coding sequence ATGGAACAAACTATACAGCCAAGAGCAGTTATTGTAATCTTCGGAGCAACTGGAGATTTAGCAAAGCGTAAACTATTCCCCTCCATTTATCGTTTGTACCGAAGCGGAAAATTAGATAAGCATTTTGCAGTCATTGGTTTAGCACGCCGTCCTTGGACAGATGAAGTACTTAGAGAAAATGTGGAAACTTCCATTCAAGATGCTCTTTCTCCAGATGAGGATTTATCCGAATTTATTTCCCATTTCTATTATAAATCATTTGATGTGACTGAAAAGGAATCGTATCAGGGACTAAATGAGATGATTCAAAACCTTGAAGGTCAATACAAAACAGAAGGAAATAGACTATTTTATTTAGCAATGGCTCCAGATTTCTTTGGTGCTATCGCAAATCAACTTAATGATTATGGATTAAAGAATACGAATGGTTGGACTAGACTGGTAATCGAAAAGCCATTTGGTCATGATTTACCTTCTGCTAAAAAGTTAAACCAAGAATTGCAAGCAGCATTTCGTGAAGATCAAATTTATCGTATCGACCATTATCTTGGTAAAGAAATGGTACAAAATATTGAAGTTATCCGTTTCGCGAATGGTATTTTTGAACATTTATGGAATAATCGATTTATTTCCAACATCCAAATTACAAGTAGTGAAACGCTTGGAGTAGAGGAACGAGCACGCTACTATGATACTTCTGGTGCTACGCGAGATATGGTTCAAAATCACATGCTTCAAATGGTTGCATTACTTGCGATGGAACCTCCTATCAGTTTAACTACCGAAGAAGTACGCTCTGAAAAAATTAAAGTATTGCGCGCCTTAAGAACGATGGATTCAAACAAAGTAGATGACTATTTTATTCGTGGTCAATACGGAGCGGGTACAGTTAAAGGTAATTCTGTTATTGGTTATCAAGATGAGGATGAACAACTCGAAAATTCTCGAACAGAAACATTCGTTGCTGGAAAACTTCTCATCGACAATTACCGTTGGGCAGGCGTTCCTTTCTATATACGTACAGGAAAGCGTATGACAGAAAAATCAACGAAAATCGTGATTGAGTTTAAAGATATTCCAATGAATCTATACTATAAAAAAGATGATCAAAAGAACCCCAATTTATTGGTTATTAATATTCAACCAAATGAAGGAATTACGCTTTGCTTGAATGCACGTAAATCAGGTGAAGGTGCTCTAGCAGAGCCAATTCAATTAGCATACCATCAAAATGCCGTATCTGGAATCAATACACCAGAAGCATATGAAAAATTAATTTATGATAGCATGCTAGGCGACGCAACTAACTTTACCCATTGGGATGAAGTTGCTTTATCTTGGCAATTTGTTGATAAAATTTTGGCAAACTGGTCTGAAAATCAACCAGAATTTCCAAATTATCGTTCTGGATCAATGGGGCCAGATGCATCCGACGAATTATTGAAAAAAGATGGTTTTCACTGGTGGCCGATCTAA
- a CDS encoding efflux RND transporter permease subunit — protein MKLVNTSVKRPIGVIMVVLAIIALGVVSLRNLAVDLFPEIDLPVAVVATNYQDAAPEDVENLISRPIESSVSSVEGIDTVQSQSQSGSSMVMMMFQNGTDLDQALLDVREQVDQVKGMLPDQAGEPNILRFSPEAMPVVYLGLTGGDTAELTEIANEQVVPYFERQEGVASVSVEGGLEREIQVELDEARMKQYGITSQSVMQAISESNNSSSVGTVEQGTQDLQLRVTGQFESLNDIEETRIQTEAGSVIQVSDVATVNDDFKDRSSDTLVDGEPAIVLSVMKQTDANTVEVASNIQSSMEDLMGDLPEGANLKTVIDTSDFIEMSIDSVINNILIGGAIAFLILLLFLKSFRATIVIGLSIPIALISTFALMYFTGQTLNVLTLGGLALGIGMMVDSSIIILENIYSYKRRGYNLFDAATKGASELAPAVIASTTTTLVVFLPIIFVEGLSADLFAPLALAVAFSLIASLVVAITLVPMLSSKLLSKAMEDKGRRYWFDRFLDWLRNLYSGGLSRALKFRKTTVLLVILAIAGSLALIPRMGAEFMPSSDQGQAQITVETAPGSSLAYTQTISDQVNEILSEYNEYIETSYVTVGATGFGSGNQATYTIQMIPASERDQTTTQIVQEIDEKLQHIAGAEIVASAMDGGMQMGDPITIQLNGQEHEVLTDLSEEVLQEINQIDGIFNASTAASEGIPQMTITVDDAVASSYGLTSDQVSSQIQMKFSGQVVTQYREDGQEMDVTLVYPEEVKSTINDLQDMSIQSPTGAEVPLDELVELEQEQGPESLLRENQQPQMNVTSDIVDRDLGSVVADVEATLDGMHFPEGYSYSIGGQAADMEEAFAELAIALVFSIFLVYAVMAIQFENLLQPFIIMFALPTTIIGVIGGLWITGLSLSIPAFIGVIMLAGIVVNNSIVLVDYINILRRRGTDRLESIIEAGKTRLRPILMTTLTTILAMVPLGLGIGEGAELQQPLAVTIIFGLTVSSFFTLFFVPVIYLIFDNITAKFRRKKKEA, from the coding sequence TTGAAGCTTGTAAATACATCCGTAAAACGACCAATTGGAGTAATTATGGTTGTTTTAGCAATCATTGCTTTAGGCGTTGTCTCATTGAGAAACCTAGCTGTAGATCTTTTTCCTGAGATTGATTTACCAGTAGCTGTTGTCGCAACGAATTATCAAGATGCTGCTCCTGAAGATGTCGAAAATTTAATTAGTAGGCCAATTGAATCATCTGTAAGTTCCGTGGAGGGAATTGATACTGTACAATCTCAGTCTCAATCAGGATCATCGATGGTAATGATGATGTTTCAAAATGGCACAGATTTAGATCAAGCCTTATTAGATGTTCGAGAGCAAGTGGATCAGGTAAAAGGTATGTTACCTGATCAAGCTGGTGAACCGAATATTCTCCGTTTTAGCCCAGAAGCTATGCCAGTGGTTTATTTAGGTCTAACTGGTGGAGATACAGCCGAATTAACCGAAATCGCCAACGAACAAGTTGTACCTTATTTTGAAAGACAAGAAGGCGTTGCTTCTGTATCGGTTGAAGGAGGATTAGAACGAGAGATTCAAGTTGAACTAGATGAAGCTCGTATGAAGCAGTATGGAATTACTTCCCAATCGGTCATGCAAGCCATCTCAGAGTCCAATAATTCTAGTTCTGTTGGAACGGTAGAACAAGGGACTCAAGATCTGCAATTACGAGTAACAGGACAATTTGAATCGTTAAATGATATTGAAGAAACACGGATTCAAACGGAAGCTGGTAGTGTTATTCAAGTATCGGATGTAGCGACAGTAAATGATGATTTTAAAGATAGAAGTTCCGATACTTTAGTGGATGGAGAACCGGCTATTGTGTTGTCGGTAATGAAACAAACCGATGCAAATACAGTAGAAGTAGCGAGTAATATACAATCTTCCATGGAAGATTTAATGGGGGACCTTCCAGAAGGAGCTAACTTAAAAACAGTAATTGATACCTCTGATTTTATTGAAATGTCGATTGACTCTGTAATAAATAATATCTTAATTGGTGGAGCGATTGCTTTTCTCATTCTTTTATTATTCTTGAAAAGTTTCCGAGCTACAATCGTTATCGGATTATCGATTCCAATTGCGCTTATCTCTACTTTTGCATTAATGTATTTTACTGGTCAAACATTAAATGTTTTAACATTAGGTGGATTAGCACTCGGAATTGGAATGATGGTAGATAGTTCGATCATTATCTTAGAAAATATCTATTCATACAAAAGACGGGGATATAATCTGTTCGATGCTGCAACAAAAGGTGCATCTGAATTAGCACCAGCAGTTATTGCTTCTACAACAACTACTTTAGTTGTCTTTTTACCAATTATATTTGTAGAAGGTTTATCTGCGGACCTATTCGCTCCATTAGCGTTAGCAGTTGCATTCTCATTAATTGCATCACTTGTTGTTGCAATTACATTAGTTCCTATGTTGTCCTCTAAACTTTTATCGAAGGCAATGGAGGACAAAGGTAGAAGGTATTGGTTTGATCGTTTTCTTGATTGGCTGCGAAATCTTTATAGTGGTGGTCTAAGTCGGGCATTGAAATTTAGAAAAACGACAGTACTCTTAGTAATTCTTGCGATAGCAGGGAGTCTTGCTTTAATCCCACGGATGGGTGCTGAATTTATGCCGTCTTCCGATCAAGGACAGGCACAAATCACGGTTGAGACTGCACCAGGTAGTAGTCTAGCTTATACACAAACTATTTCTGATCAAGTAAACGAAATACTAAGTGAGTATAATGAATATATAGAAACAAGCTATGTCACTGTCGGAGCTACAGGTTTTGGATCTGGGAACCAGGCGACGTATACGATTCAGATGATTCCAGCTTCAGAACGTGACCAGACGACGACACAAATTGTTCAAGAAATTGATGAAAAGTTACAGCATATTGCTGGTGCTGAAATTGTAGCAAGTGCAATGGACGGCGGTATGCAAATGGGAGACCCGATTACGATCCAATTAAATGGACAAGAACATGAAGTGTTAACTGATTTATCCGAAGAAGTACTTCAGGAAATCAATCAAATCGATGGAATATTCAATGCTTCTACTGCTGCTTCAGAGGGTATACCACAAATGACAATTACAGTAGATGATGCAGTTGCAAGTAGTTATGGACTTACTTCAGACCAAGTAAGCAGCCAAATCCAAATGAAATTCTCTGGACAAGTGGTAACACAATATCGTGAAGATGGACAAGAAATGGATGTAACCCTAGTATATCCTGAAGAAGTAAAAAGCACCATTAATGATTTACAAGATATGTCTATTCAATCACCAACAGGTGCGGAAGTTCCATTGGATGAATTGGTTGAATTAGAACAAGAACAAGGGCCAGAATCATTATTAAGAGAAAATCAACAACCACAGATGAATGTCACTTCTGATATTGTAGATCGAGATTTAGGAAGTGTTGTAGCTGATGTAGAAGCTACATTAGATGGTATGCATTTTCCAGAAGGATATAGCTATTCAATTGGAGGTCAAGCTGCAGATATGGAAGAAGCATTTGCAGAATTAGCGATTGCATTAGTATTCTCCATATTCCTAGTATATGCAGTCATGGCAATCCAATTTGAAAATCTATTGCAGCCATTTATCATAATGTTTGCTTTACCTACAACTATTATTGGAGTTATTGGCGGACTTTGGATTACAGGATTATCATTAAGCATTCCAGCGTTTATCGGTGTAATTATGCTCGCCGGTATAGTGGTGAATAATTCGATTGTACTTGTCGACTATATAAATATTTTACGCAGACGAGGAACAGATCGCTTAGAATCAATTATCGAAGCAGGTAAAACTCGACTACGTCCAATTCTAATGACGACTTTAACTACTATTTTAGCCATGGTACCTTTAGGCTTAGGAATTGGAGAAGGAGCCGAATTACAACAACCACTCGCAGTTACAATTATATTTGGACTAACAGTATCTAGCTTCTTTACTTTATTCTTTGTCCCTGTTATCTACTTAATATTTGATAATATAACAGCGAAATTTAGAAGAAAAAAGAAAGAAGCATAG
- a CDS encoding efflux RND transporter periplasmic adaptor subunit, with the protein MRKASLFLGAIFLVFILVACSEEDESDNQEEEDRVVSVETAEIEEGNLSIDRTISGRVEPNKTTPITVEQPGEVETLDVESGANVEEDDKIATVATPAGTQTIYASSDGELMQVQAEEGEIINPEEPFAIIADTSSWKLQFTATARILELINKDDTFTATINGNEFEATITQIDAMPDDTGLYPVVATIDDEEDQDILTGTVAALAIPETVISDSLLVPTASVVEENNESYVYIVVDNQVERKKVTVNEMQSQKTAVEGELEPGDEIVTSGQLTLQDGDSVEVVKGE; encoded by the coding sequence ATGAGAAAAGCATCACTATTTTTAGGAGCTATCTTTTTAGTATTTATACTTGTAGCATGCTCTGAAGAAGACGAGAGCGATAATCAAGAAGAAGAAGATCGCGTTGTGTCGGTAGAAACAGCCGAGATTGAAGAAGGGAATTTAAGTATTGATCGAACCATTTCTGGTCGTGTAGAGCCTAATAAAACAACACCGATCACGGTAGAACAACCAGGTGAAGTTGAAACGCTAGATGTAGAGAGTGGAGCGAATGTAGAGGAAGACGACAAAATTGCTACCGTTGCAACTCCTGCTGGTACACAAACGATCTATGCTTCATCAGATGGGGAATTAATGCAAGTCCAAGCTGAGGAAGGCGAAATTATAAATCCGGAAGAACCATTTGCCATAATCGCAGATACATCATCTTGGAAATTGCAATTCACTGCAACTGCGAGAATTTTAGAATTAATAAATAAGGATGATACTTTTACAGCAACAATTAATGGAAATGAATTTGAAGCAACTATTACACAAATTGATGCCATGCCAGATGATACTGGGTTATACCCAGTTGTAGCTACAATAGATGATGAAGAAGATCAAGATATACTTACTGGTACAGTGGCGGCTTTAGCCATTCCAGAGACGGTTATTTCTGATTCACTGCTTGTTCCTACTGCCTCAGTAGTAGAAGAAAATAATGAATCCTATGTTTATATCGTAGTAGATAATCAAGTAGAAAGAAAAAAAGTAACCGTGAATGAAATGCAATCTCAAAAAACCGCGGTTGAAGGTGAATTAGAGCCAGGAGATGAAATCGTTACATCTGGTCAATTAACCTTACAGGATGGAGATTCTGTAGAAGTAGTGAAAGGAGAATAG
- a CDS encoding ABC transporter substrate-binding protein — MKKKLLLLMAAVVLLLAACGDSSSDSESEIDTIVLADAGWDSIKVHNSIAQRIIEEGYDYNTDVTSGSTAATVQGLRDGDINVYTEVWTDNIKELYEESIESGDIEQLSVNFDDNVQGLYVPSYVIEGDPDRGIEPLAPDLETVEDLKKYPEVFQDPEDPSKGRLINAPSGWAVEQAINEKFETYGLGETFNNFGPGSDAAIIADLASAYEAGEGWVGYYWSPTAITAKYDLTLLKEDPYDEEQWNEDKSTEFPPNDVVIAVHKDFPEQAPEVTEFLKNYETSSALTEEALNYMEENGASPEEAAEWWMKEHEDIWSSWVPEDVATAVQESLQ; from the coding sequence ATGAAAAAAAAGCTCTTATTACTGATGGCTGCTGTTGTACTATTACTTGCTGCCTGTGGAGATTCTTCAAGCGACAGTGAAAGTGAAATCGATACGATCGTTTTAGCTGATGCAGGTTGGGATAGTATTAAAGTACATAACAGTATTGCCCAAAGAATTATCGAAGAAGGATATGACTACAATACAGATGTTACATCTGGTTCAACAGCTGCGACCGTGCAAGGTTTACGTGATGGAGATATCAATGTATATACAGAAGTTTGGACAGATAATATTAAAGAATTATATGAAGAGTCCATTGAATCTGGTGATATCGAACAACTTTCTGTAAACTTTGATGATAATGTACAAGGACTTTATGTACCGTCTTATGTAATCGAAGGTGATCCAGATAGAGGAATTGAACCGCTTGCTCCTGACCTTGAAACAGTGGAAGATTTAAAGAAATATCCAGAAGTTTTCCAAGACCCGGAGGATCCTTCCAAAGGACGTCTAATCAACGCTCCGAGTGGTTGGGCTGTAGAACAAGCGATTAATGAAAAATTTGAAACATATGGTTTGGGAGAGACATTTAATAACTTTGGACCTGGTTCCGATGCTGCAATCATTGCAGATTTAGCAAGTGCATATGAAGCAGGAGAAGGTTGGGTTGGTTACTACTGGTCCCCAACTGCAATTACTGCAAAATACGATTTAACGTTACTAAAAGAAGATCCATATGATGAAGAGCAATGGAACGAAGATAAAAGCACAGAATTCCCTCCAAATGATGTAGTTATAGCTGTTCATAAAGATTTCCCTGAACAAGCTCCGGAAGTAACGGAATTCTTGAAGAACTATGAAACAAGCAGTGCACTAACGGAAGAAGCATTAAATTATATGGAAGAAAACGGTGCATCACCTGAGGAAGCAGCTGAATGGTGGATGAAAGAACATGAAGATATTTGGTCAAGCTGGGTTCCTGAAGATGTAGCGACTGCAGTACAAGAATCATTACAATAA
- a CDS encoding ABC transporter permease, producing MGIFPDIEFEAGKYVDQAVNFIDTTFEAFFDFIFFIASRSINLMTDGLMFLPWWLFIIIIFGLGWYFKSAFSGILYGAFIFIIGTFGLWEDMMITISIILTAVIICLIIGIPIGVAMSFSRLFSTIARPVLDAMQTMPSFVYLIPAIFFFGLGNVSAIFATLIYALPPVIRLTELAIRGVDKEIIESAHSFGSSKWQTLKKVQLPQATPTIMAGVNQTTMMALSMVVIASMVGASGLGEQVLVSINRIDIALGFEAGISIVFLAVIIDRITNGIAQKFQRQGDRA from the coding sequence ATGGGTATATTTCCTGATATAGAGTTTGAAGCTGGTAAGTATGTGGATCAAGCTGTTAATTTTATTGATACTACATTTGAAGCTTTTTTTGATTTTATTTTCTTTATCGCATCTCGTTCGATTAATCTTATGACAGATGGATTAATGTTTTTACCATGGTGGTTATTCATCATTATTATTTTTGGACTAGGATGGTATTTTAAATCTGCATTTTCCGGTATTCTATATGGTGCGTTTATTTTTATAATCGGTACATTCGGATTATGGGAAGATATGATGATTACTATCTCGATTATTCTCACTGCAGTAATCATTTGTTTAATTATCGGAATACCAATTGGTGTAGCAATGTCATTTAGTAGACTATTCTCAACTATAGCCCGTCCAGTACTTGATGCAATGCAGACGATGCCAAGTTTTGTCTACCTCATTCCAGCGATTTTCTTCTTTGGCTTAGGTAATGTTTCTGCCATTTTTGCAACGCTGATTTATGCATTGCCTCCCGTTATTCGTTTAACGGAACTTGCCATTCGTGGAGTAGACAAAGAGATAATCGAGTCTGCACATTCATTTGGTTCATCAAAATGGCAAACATTGAAAAAAGTACAATTACCACAAGCAACTCCTACAATTATGGCAGGAGTGAACCAAACAACAATGATGGCATTATCGATGGTTGTTATTGCATCAATGGTTGGTGCTTCTGGTTTAGGTGAACAAGTACTTGTATCGATTAACCGTATTGATATCGCATTAGGATTCGAAGCAGGAATCAGTATTGTATTCTTAGCTGTTATCATTGACCGTATTACTAACGGTATTGCACAAAAATTCCAAAGACAGGGTGATAGAGCATGA
- a CDS encoding quaternary amine ABC transporter ATP-binding protein, translating into MTTHIKVENVSKIFGPKPKSVIPMVKEGMSKAEILKKTNHTVGVYNASFDIKKGEVFVIMGLSGSGKSTLIRCFNLLNKPTDGSIFIDDEDITKHNKEQLKKVRQEKIAMVFQHFGLFNHRTILANVEYGLEIRNFSKEERREIALKNIETVGLKGYEDKYPDELSGGMQQRVGLARALTNDPDILLMDEPFSALDPLIRREMQLELLDIQERLQKTIIFITHDVNEAFKIGDRVAVMKDGHVEQVGTPEEIIATPANDYISEFIKDIDRSKVFQASHIMTKPNALVSMKDGLNVAVREMKENGISSVFVVERGRHIKGIVTIDDAIKGIKEQKSLEDIVRTDITIVEEEEYINDLIPKALESMFPLAVVNEENKLIGYILRVHVLSGLTSDDVDESDEYHG; encoded by the coding sequence ATGACAACCCATATTAAAGTAGAAAATGTATCAAAAATATTTGGTCCAAAACCTAAATCAGTGATTCCAATGGTCAAAGAAGGAATGTCAAAGGCAGAAATACTAAAGAAAACCAATCATACAGTTGGTGTATATAATGCTTCTTTTGATATAAAAAAAGGAGAAGTCTTTGTTATTATGGGGCTTTCGGGAAGTGGAAAATCAACATTAATTCGCTGTTTTAACCTTCTAAATAAACCAACGGATGGCTCAATTTTTATTGACGATGAGGACATCACAAAACATAATAAGGAACAGTTAAAGAAAGTTCGCCAAGAAAAAATAGCTATGGTCTTCCAGCATTTTGGATTATTTAATCATCGTACCATTTTAGCTAATGTCGAATATGGATTGGAAATCCGTAACTTCTCTAAAGAAGAGCGCAGAGAAATTGCACTAAAAAATATTGAAACGGTTGGATTAAAAGGATACGAAGATAAATATCCTGATGAATTATCTGGTGGAATGCAACAACGTGTCGGTCTGGCTCGGGCATTAACCAATGACCCTGATATTCTTCTCATGGACGAACCATTCAGTGCGCTCGATCCACTTATTCGCCGTGAAATGCAATTAGAGCTTCTAGATATCCAAGAACGCTTGCAAAAAACGATTATATTCATTACACATGATGTTAATGAGGCATTCAAAATTGGGGATCGCGTAGCTGTGATGAAAGACGGACATGTGGAACAGGTCGGAACACCAGAAGAAATTATCGCAACTCCTGCAAATGATTATATTTCTGAGTTTATCAAGGATATCGATCGATCCAAGGTGTTCCAAGCTTCTCATATCATGACGAAGCCAAACGCACTTGTTTCTATGAAAGACGGACTAAATGTTGCCGTCCGTGAGATGAAAGAAAATGGAATCTCTAGTGTGTTTGTTGTTGAACGAGGCAGACATATTAAAGGTATTGTCACCATCGATGATGCAATCAAAGGAATTAAAGAGCAAAAATCATTAGAAGATATTGTTCGTACCGATATTACGATTGTAGAGGAAGAGGAATATATTAATGATTTAATTCCTAAAGCTTTGGAGTCGATGTTTCCACTAGCGGTCGTTAATGAAGAAAATAAACTGATTGGTTACATTCTTCGTGTTCACGTACTTTCTGGATTAACTTCCGATGATGTGGATGAAAGCGATGAATATCATGGATAA
- the fabZ gene encoding 3-hydroxyacyl-ACP dehydratase FabZ, which translates to MDVEQIKEIIPHRYPFLLVDKVVEIQEGEKVTALKNVSVNEPFFQGHFPEYPVMPGVLILEALAQTGAIAVLNIEENKGKIGFLAGVDKCRFKRQVKPGDQLNLQVEIIRMKGPIGKGKGIATVDGEVACEAEITFAIK; encoded by the coding sequence ATGGACGTGGAACAAATTAAAGAAATTATCCCACACCGTTATCCATTTTTATTAGTGGATAAAGTAGTGGAAATACAAGAAGGCGAAAAAGTTACTGCATTAAAAAACGTATCAGTAAATGAACCATTTTTCCAAGGACACTTTCCAGAATATCCGGTGATGCCAGGTGTACTAATTCTGGAAGCACTCGCGCAAACTGGAGCAATTGCTGTTTTGAATATAGAAGAAAATAAAGGAAAAATTGGTTTTCTTGCAGGAGTAGATAAATGCCGCTTTAAACGTCAAGTAAAGCCCGGTGACCAACTAAATTTGCAAGTAGAAATCATACGAATGAAAGGTCCAATTGGGAAAGGAAAAGGAATTGCAACTGTAGATGGTGAAGTTGCATGTGAGGCTGAAATTACCTTTGCTATCAAATAA